In one Achromobacter spanius genomic region, the following are encoded:
- the tssM gene encoding type VI secretion system membrane subunit TssM: protein MKNIWPIIKRYGLPVAGHFKSAMPILALLAIVFLLIGVWWLGPHWTWHEQQPLADLTLRILCTLAILMVPVLAWLWTLRRRNLRLEAERGAVAQRLDDPLLRFVQAQERALDQSLALLRGNLKGRNALYELPWYLVLGQENTGKTSFINRSSQSFSLSNESKAGVRRGFADPDLAYDIDWWMGDEAVLIDPPGELVSQADSLPAPEAQTDATPDRDATVQAGAAAPSAVSATAAVPEVTRTAARMPLPPGAHARLWAGLVDWLGRNRSRRPLNGVVLMVDLVTLLNQKASDRKALAILLRTRLAELSRHLGTRPPLYVVLSKFDLLNGFEPFFARLPRAVREDIFGFTFTLDSVHDYDAWLEELAERYDGFIQRLNEQIFDAMGEATTMQAREALFSLVRQLAGMRPVLLGFLEEVLGSDRYITPALPRGVYFSSVYQQGLLCDAFINAASKTYGLTEPSAHAKPSGRSVVYFAQQVFQRIIYPEAGLAGDNLKVLADKRRTLMVGFGVAALGGLLLAGGWYHYHGVNREMAMSVLEKSREFSAHKIDGSSDPTGRNLLQPLDQIRSAVAVVGDYRKAWPVVSELGLYQGRKIGPKVDEAYLQLLSRRFLPELANGVMNAINGAPSGSNQQLAALRVYRMLEDRANRRSPIVEDWMTQQWQAAFPGQGSVQNGLMRHLDYAMKYADAELPENRARIAEVQQRLRQIPMPQRVYMTMREQAGKILHSPLDLRNEVGPAFDIVYKDPTAPAGQNGVSTRIDPLLTAAGYHGYFAAHGKDFTDLAMIDRWTLGERQRIDYSEADKQVLAERVRALYSSDYIDTWQRSLNQLEIVDFNDLSQAVTVLGNVISPAAPLRRLVETVRDNTVLSPPSPGVAVAGQPRDNAEPLTANAITGANVPQVAAIARPFASLSELLVAKGDKPSYLDESMTAISRVHDTLKTVHDSPEPGKAALAVVMDRFALKGADPIGNLQRVAAGLPEPLNRQVKKLADESSQVLLIEALKELERRWETDVYRYYQERLASRYPFNPKSRIDASLEDFTALFGPQGRLAQFKDQYLKLFFDDNLEALYSERRGGYLVRMDVLEQLEAADRIRDAFFNSRGALGVQFSIEPLGLTSSRRSSVLSVEGQLISYSHGASNSVGLIWPNNLGDSTESRITLVSAAGTSSGLAYRGSWSMFRLLSQARLDSATANSVDLSFSANDGAMRYRITAEKANNPFTQASFDGFALPETLLAEASKPPPSPPKSVVAPPIRPKAPALKGPPRSPPKAAAALPKLAYGPAAGAALQ from the coding sequence ATGAAAAATATCTGGCCCATCATCAAGCGCTACGGATTGCCCGTGGCGGGTCACTTCAAGAGCGCGATGCCCATCCTGGCGCTGTTGGCCATTGTGTTCCTGCTGATCGGCGTCTGGTGGCTGGGACCGCACTGGACCTGGCATGAGCAGCAGCCCCTGGCAGACCTGACCCTGCGCATTCTGTGCACCTTGGCCATTTTGATGGTGCCCGTGCTGGCCTGGCTCTGGACGCTGCGACGCCGCAACCTCCGCCTGGAAGCGGAACGCGGCGCGGTGGCGCAGCGCCTGGACGATCCGTTGTTGCGCTTCGTCCAGGCGCAGGAACGCGCGCTGGATCAAAGCCTGGCCTTGCTGCGCGGCAATCTGAAAGGGCGCAACGCGCTCTATGAGCTGCCCTGGTACTTGGTGCTGGGCCAGGAGAACACCGGCAAGACCAGCTTCATCAACCGGTCCAGCCAGAGCTTTTCGCTAAGCAACGAAAGCAAGGCGGGAGTGCGCCGCGGCTTCGCCGACCCTGATTTAGCGTATGACATTGATTGGTGGATGGGCGACGAGGCGGTGCTGATCGATCCGCCCGGAGAACTGGTCAGCCAGGCCGATTCCTTGCCCGCGCCAGAGGCACAGACCGACGCCACCCCCGACCGGGACGCAACCGTCCAAGCTGGCGCCGCCGCCCCCTCCGCGGTCTCCGCCACTGCGGCCGTTCCCGAGGTCACGCGCACGGCGGCGCGCATGCCATTGCCACCGGGCGCGCACGCGCGCTTGTGGGCCGGCCTGGTGGACTGGCTGGGACGCAACCGCAGCCGACGCCCGCTGAATGGCGTGGTGCTGATGGTGGACCTGGTCACCCTGTTGAACCAGAAGGCCAGCGATCGCAAGGCGCTGGCCATTCTGCTTCGCACCCGCCTGGCTGAACTGAGCCGACATCTGGGCACCCGGCCTCCGCTGTATGTGGTGTTGAGCAAGTTCGACTTGCTCAACGGCTTTGAGCCATTCTTTGCTCGCCTGCCCCGCGCCGTGCGCGAGGACATCTTCGGCTTCACTTTCACGCTGGACTCCGTCCATGACTACGACGCCTGGCTCGAGGAATTGGCCGAGCGCTACGACGGCTTCATCCAGCGCCTGAATGAGCAGATTTTCGACGCCATGGGCGAGGCCACCACGATGCAGGCGCGCGAGGCGCTGTTCTCTTTGGTGCGCCAACTGGCCGGCATGCGCCCCGTTCTGCTTGGTTTCCTGGAAGAGGTGCTGGGCAGCGACCGCTACATCACGCCCGCCCTGCCGCGTGGCGTGTACTTTTCATCGGTCTATCAGCAGGGGCTGCTGTGCGACGCCTTCATCAACGCCGCGTCGAAAACTTATGGCCTGACCGAGCCGTCCGCGCACGCCAAGCCCAGCGGCCGTTCCGTCGTCTATTTCGCGCAACAGGTGTTCCAGCGAATCATCTATCCCGAGGCGGGCCTGGCGGGTGACAACCTGAAGGTGCTGGCCGACAAGCGGCGCACGCTGATGGTGGGGTTTGGCGTTGCCGCGCTGGGCGGCCTGTTGCTGGCCGGAGGCTGGTATCACTACCACGGCGTGAACCGAGAGATGGCGATGTCAGTGCTGGAAAAGAGCCGCGAATTCAGCGCGCACAAGATCGACGGCAGCAGCGACCCCACCGGCCGCAACCTCCTGCAGCCGCTGGACCAGATCCGCAGCGCCGTCGCCGTGGTTGGCGACTATCGCAAGGCTTGGCCCGTGGTGTCGGAACTGGGCCTGTACCAGGGCCGCAAGATCGGCCCCAAGGTGGACGAAGCCTACCTGCAACTTTTGTCCAGGCGCTTTCTGCCGGAGTTGGCGAACGGCGTCATGAACGCCATCAACGGCGCGCCGTCCGGCAGCAACCAGCAACTGGCGGCGCTGCGTGTCTACCGCATGCTTGAAGATCGCGCCAACCGCCGTTCGCCCATTGTGGAAGACTGGATGACGCAACAATGGCAGGCGGCCTTTCCCGGCCAGGGATCGGTGCAGAACGGGCTGATGCGCCATCTGGACTACGCCATGAAGTATGCCGATGCCGAACTTCCCGAAAACCGGGCGCGCATCGCCGAAGTGCAGCAACGCCTGCGCCAGATTCCCATGCCGCAGCGCGTCTATATGACGATGCGCGAGCAGGCCGGCAAAATCCTGCACTCGCCGCTGGACCTGCGCAATGAAGTGGGCCCGGCGTTCGACATCGTCTACAAGGATCCCACTGCGCCGGCCGGCCAGAACGGCGTGTCCACCCGCATCGACCCCTTGCTGACGGCGGCCGGGTATCACGGCTATTTCGCGGCGCATGGCAAAGACTTCACCGACCTTGCCATGATCGACCGCTGGACATTGGGCGAACGCCAGCGGATTGATTATTCGGAAGCCGACAAACAGGTATTGGCCGAACGGGTGCGTGCGCTCTACAGCAGCGATTACATCGACACCTGGCAACGCAGCCTGAACCAATTGGAGATCGTGGACTTCAACGACCTGAGCCAGGCCGTGACCGTGCTGGGCAATGTGATCAGCCCCGCCGCGCCGCTGCGCCGGCTGGTTGAGACCGTGCGCGACAACACCGTGTTGAGCCCGCCGTCGCCCGGCGTCGCCGTGGCCGGCCAGCCGCGCGACAACGCCGAGCCCTTGACCGCCAACGCCATCACCGGCGCCAACGTGCCGCAAGTGGCGGCCATTGCGCGGCCATTTGCGTCACTGTCCGAACTGCTGGTGGCCAAGGGCGACAAGCCGTCCTACCTGGACGAAAGCATGACCGCCATCAGCCGTGTCCACGACACCCTGAAAACCGTGCATGACAGCCCCGAACCCGGCAAAGCGGCGCTTGCGGTGGTGATGGACCGGTTTGCGCTCAAGGGCGCCGACCCGATCGGCAACCTGCAGCGCGTGGCCGCCGGCTTGCCCGAACCCTTGAACCGGCAAGTAAAGAAGCTGGCCGACGAATCGTCGCAAGTGCTGCTGATCGAAGCGCTGAAAGAGCTTGAGCGGCGCTGGGAGACCGACGTGTACCGCTACTACCAGGAACGCCTGGCCAGCCGCTACCCGTTCAACCCGAAGAGCCGCATCGACGCCTCGCTTGAGGATTTCACCGCGCTGTTCGGCCCGCAAGGCAGGTTGGCGCAGTTCAAGGATCAATACCTGAAGCTGTTCTTCGACGACAACCTCGAGGCCCTGTATTCGGAACGCCGGGGCGGCTATCTGGTGCGGATGGACGTGCTGGAGCAACTTGAAGCCGCCGACCGCATCCGCGACGCCTTCTTCAACAGCCGAGGCGCGCTGGGCGTGCAGTTCAGTATCGAGCCGCTGGGGCTGACCTCCAGCCGTCGCAGCAGCGTTCTCAGCGTCGAAGGCCAGTTGATCAGCTACAGCCATGGCGCCAGCAACAGCGTTGGGCTGATCTGGCCGAACAACCTGGGGGACTCCACGGAAAGCCGCATCACCCTGGTCAGCGCGGCCGGCACCAGCAGCGGGCTGGCGTATCGCGGGTCTTGGTCGATGTTCCGCTTGCTGAGCCAGGCGCGGCTGGACAGCGCAACGGCCAACAGCGTTGATTTGAGCTTCTCGGCGAACGACGGCGCCATGCGCTACCGGATCACAGCCGAAAAAGCCAACAACCCGTTCACACAAGCCAGCTTCGACGGCTTTGCGCTGCCCGAGACCTTGCTGGCCGAGGCATCCAAACCCCCACCCTCGCCACCCAAATCGGTTGTGGCGCCCCCGATTCGCCCCAAGGCGCCGGCCTTGAAGGGCCCGCCGCGATCACCGCCGAAGGCAGCCGCAGCGCTACCCAAGCTGGCTTATGGGCCCGCGGCGGGGGCAGCACTGCAGTGA
- a CDS encoding DUF3820 family protein: MDPELLNLLVTRDMPFGKYKGRLIADLPGPYLAWFARKGFPPGELGRLLALMHELDHNGLSSLLAPLRASRPGAAPKR, translated from the coding sequence ATGGATCCCGAACTGCTTAATCTGTTGGTGACCCGCGACATGCCGTTCGGCAAGTACAAGGGACGGCTGATCGCCGATTTGCCTGGCCCGTACCTGGCGTGGTTTGCGCGCAAGGGGTTTCCACCCGGCGAACTGGGCCGCTTGCTGGCGTTGATGCATGAACTGGACCATAACGGCCTGTCGTCCTTGTTGGCGCCGCTGCGCGCCTCGCGGCCAGGCGCGGCGCCCAAGCGATAG
- a CDS encoding copper resistance protein NlpE, with amino-acid sequence MMKTTLTCTLSLALLAGCAPFASHDARDTPADGHTARNALDWPGSYEGTLPCADCPGIKTRLTLMKGDRYERQTQYLDREPQPEIVTGTFSWESDGSTIRLDASGDSQRYFVAENQVIMLYRDGTRPTGPLASYYVLRRAQ; translated from the coding sequence ATGATGAAAACCACCCTGACCTGCACCCTGAGCCTTGCCCTGCTTGCCGGCTGCGCCCCCTTTGCGTCGCATGATGCGCGCGATACGCCCGCCGACGGCCACACGGCGCGCAATGCGCTGGACTGGCCGGGCAGCTACGAAGGCACCCTGCCCTGCGCCGATTGCCCTGGCATCAAGACTCGGCTGACATTGATGAAGGGCGACCGCTACGAACGCCAGACCCAGTATCTGGACCGCGAGCCGCAACCCGAAATCGTCACCGGTACGTTCAGTTGGGAGTCCGACGGCAGCACCATCCGGCTGGATGCCTCGGGAGATAGCCAGCGCTACTTCGTCGCCGAAAACCAGGTGATCATGCTGTACCGCGACGGCACCCGCCCTACCGGTCCGCTGGCCTCTTACTACGTGCTGCGTCGCGCCCAATAG
- a CDS encoding transporter substrate-binding domain-containing protein, whose protein sequence is MKTDHELLSAFAPTGTLRASINLGNPILANADPSTGQPGGVSVDLATELARRLDVKLDLVVFKSAGESVNAVATEQADVGFFAIDPLRGEQIAFTAPYVVIEGAYLVRQDSPVTAMDQVDRDGVRVVVGKGSAYDLYLTRELKQAEIFRAPTSPAVVDTFLQENLEVAAGVKQQLEADAARLGGLRLLDGHFMLIRQAMGVPKSRGDKASAYLAAFVEAMKKSGFVAEALARHKIQGAAVAPAQA, encoded by the coding sequence ATGAAGACCGACCACGAGCTGCTTTCCGCCTTCGCCCCCACCGGCACCCTTCGCGCGTCCATCAATCTGGGCAACCCCATCCTGGCAAACGCCGACCCAAGCACCGGCCAGCCCGGCGGCGTGTCCGTGGACCTGGCCACGGAGCTGGCACGGCGCCTGGACGTGAAGCTGGATCTGGTGGTGTTCAAGTCAGCCGGCGAATCCGTCAACGCGGTGGCCACGGAGCAGGCCGACGTGGGATTTTTTGCCATCGACCCGCTGCGCGGCGAGCAGATCGCGTTCACCGCCCCCTATGTCGTCATCGAAGGCGCGTACCTGGTGCGCCAGGACTCCCCCGTCACCGCCATGGACCAGGTTGACCGCGATGGCGTGCGCGTGGTGGTTGGCAAAGGCAGCGCCTACGACCTTTACCTGACGCGCGAACTCAAGCAGGCCGAGATCTTCCGCGCGCCCACGTCGCCGGCCGTCGTCGACACTTTCCTGCAGGAAAACCTGGAAGTGGCGGCGGGCGTGAAGCAACAACTTGAAGCCGACGCCGCGCGCCTGGGTGGGTTAAGGCTCCTGGATGGCCACTTCATGCTGATCCGCCAGGCCATGGGCGTGCCCAAGAGCCGTGGCGACAAGGCCAGCGCCTACCTGGCCGCCTTCGTCGAAGCCATGAAGAAATCCGGTTTTGTGGCCGAGGCCCTGGCGCGCCACAAGATCCAGGGTGCAGCCGTGGCGCCGGCTCAGGCCTGA
- a CDS encoding FmdB family zinc ribbon protein produces the protein MPMYDYSCGACGDFAALRPLAQWRDPAACPQCGAASGRIIGGAPAISALSSALNRARAVNERSANEPRSSRSGHGINCGCCGGGRTSGKTRTSADGAKSFAGARPWMISH, from the coding sequence ATGCCCATGTATGACTATTCCTGCGGCGCGTGCGGCGACTTTGCCGCCTTGCGGCCGCTGGCGCAATGGCGTGATCCGGCGGCGTGCCCGCAATGCGGCGCCGCATCTGGCCGCATCATCGGCGGGGCGCCGGCAATCTCCGCACTGTCGTCCGCCCTGAACCGCGCGCGTGCCGTGAATGAGCGCAGCGCGAACGAGCCGCGCAGTTCGCGGTCGGGCCATGGCATTAATTGTGGTTGTTGTGGAGGCGGGCGAACGTCGGGAAAGACGCGCACCAGCGCCGACGGCGCGAAATCATTCGCGGGCGCGAGGCCCTGGATGATCAGTCACTGA
- the fmdA gene encoding formamidase has product MTTPLIKVDLDQSPYENKHIHNRWHPDIPMAVWVKPGDDFVLETYDWTGGAIKNDDSADDVRDVDLSTVHFLSGPVGVEGAEPGDLLVVDLLDIGAKPDSLWGFNGFFSRNNGGGFLTEHFPHAQKSIWDFHGMFTSSRHIPGVNFAGLIHPGLIGCLPDKKLLDTWNRREQALIDTNPNRVPPLANPPAPKTAHMGALQGADRDRAAAEGARTVPPREHGGNCDIKDLSRGARVFFPVYVQGGGLSVGDLHFSQGDGEITFCGAIEMAGWVHMRVSLIKGGMEKYAIKNPIFKPSPITPAYKDYLIFEGISVDEEGKQHYLDVNVAYRQACLNAIEYLKKFGYSGAQAYSLLGCAPVQGHISGVVDIPNSCATLWLPTEIFDFDIQPSASGPVKHIKGGVDMPLSRDR; this is encoded by the coding sequence ATGACCACACCCCTCATCAAGGTCGATCTGGACCAGTCCCCCTACGAGAACAAGCACATCCATAATCGCTGGCATCCGGATATTCCGATGGCCGTCTGGGTCAAGCCCGGCGATGACTTCGTGCTGGAAACCTATGACTGGACGGGCGGCGCGATCAAGAACGACGACAGCGCCGATGATGTGCGCGACGTAGATCTTTCCACCGTGCACTTTCTTTCCGGCCCAGTGGGCGTGGAAGGCGCGGAACCCGGCGACTTGCTGGTGGTTGACCTGCTGGACATCGGCGCCAAGCCCGACAGCCTGTGGGGGTTCAATGGCTTCTTCAGCCGCAACAACGGCGGCGGCTTCCTGACCGAACATTTCCCGCACGCGCAAAAATCCATCTGGGATTTCCACGGCATGTTCACGTCGTCACGCCATATTCCCGGCGTGAACTTCGCGGGGCTGATCCACCCCGGCCTGATAGGCTGCCTGCCAGACAAAAAACTGCTGGACACCTGGAACCGGCGCGAACAGGCCCTGATCGACACCAACCCCAACCGGGTGCCGCCGCTGGCCAATCCGCCCGCGCCCAAGACGGCTCACATGGGCGCCTTGCAAGGTGCAGACCGCGATCGAGCAGCGGCCGAAGGCGCACGTACGGTGCCGCCCCGCGAGCACGGCGGCAACTGCGACATCAAGGACCTGTCGCGCGGGGCCCGCGTGTTCTTTCCGGTGTATGTGCAGGGTGGCGGCCTGTCGGTCGGCGATCTGCACTTCTCGCAGGGCGATGGTGAAATCACCTTTTGCGGCGCCATCGAAATGGCGGGCTGGGTGCATATGCGCGTGTCGCTCATCAAGGGCGGCATGGAAAAATACGCCATCAAGAATCCCATCTTCAAGCCCAGCCCCATCACGCCCGCCTACAAGGACTACCTGATCTTCGAAGGCATCTCGGTGGACGAAGAAGGCAAGCAGCACTACCTGGACGTGAACGTGGCCTACCGGCAGGCGTGCCTGAACGCCATCGAATACCTGAAGAAGTTCGGCTATTCGGGCGCGCAGGCGTATTCCTTGTTGGGCTGCGCGCCAGTGCAGGGCCATATCAGCGGGGTGGTGGACATACCCAATTCCTGCGCCACGCTGTGGCTGCCCACCGAGATCTTCGACTTTGACATCCAGCCGTCGGCGTCGGGGCCGGTCAAGCACATCAAGGGCGGGGTGGACATGCCGCTCTCGCGCGATCGCTAA
- a CDS encoding aminotransferase class V-fold PLP-dependent enzyme — translation MTTLTATASGTAGPLQQFQDSLNTGDVAAALADGLIGKDAFIDGPFGRKPLVYADYVASGRALMQVERFVLEQVLPYYANSHTEASYCGGFITRLRREARAAIARCCGANDAHAVIFAGSGATAGINRLVHLFGVDAAVAAGKPVRVIIGPYEHHSNILPWRECGADIVEVPESAQGGPDLAALDAALTAPAGTLVICALSAASNVTGIVADVAGITRQVKAAGAKMLWDYAGGAPYLPIQMSPAADAHIDALVFSPHKFIGGPGASGVLIVRRDAVLDTTPTWPGGGTVKFVSPESHDYSASLEAREEAGTPNVVGDIRAALVLLVKDALGADFMRQRNDHFVQRALAAWQGSDQLELLGSLSAKRLPIFSFRVRNGKGGFVHQQLVTRLLSDRFGIQARGGCACAGPYVHRLLDIDPAQSRQMRQAILDGREIEKPGFVRLNFSVLLSDAKADFILESVLALAADASQFEARYGFDPSRAIFFPQHTEMEMSI, via the coding sequence ATGACTACGCTTACCGCCACGGCCTCCGGCACCGCAGGACCGTTGCAGCAGTTTCAAGACAGCCTGAACACCGGCGATGTTGCCGCCGCGCTTGCCGATGGTCTGATCGGCAAAGACGCCTTTATCGACGGCCCCTTTGGCCGCAAGCCCCTGGTCTACGCCGACTACGTTGCATCGGGCCGCGCCCTGATGCAGGTCGAGCGCTTCGTCCTGGAACAGGTGCTTCCGTACTACGCCAATTCGCACACCGAAGCGTCTTACTGCGGCGGCTTCATTACGCGCTTGCGCCGCGAGGCCCGCGCCGCGATCGCCCGGTGTTGCGGCGCCAACGATGCGCACGCGGTGATCTTTGCCGGTTCGGGCGCAACGGCGGGCATCAACCGCCTGGTGCACCTGTTCGGCGTGGATGCGGCGGTGGCGGCGGGCAAGCCGGTCCGCGTCATCATCGGCCCCTACGAACATCACTCGAATATCTTGCCGTGGCGTGAATGCGGCGCGGACATCGTCGAAGTGCCTGAAAGCGCGCAAGGCGGCCCCGACCTGGCTGCATTGGACGCGGCGCTGACCGCGCCCGCTGGCACGCTGGTGATCTGCGCCTTATCGGCCGCGTCCAACGTGACCGGCATCGTGGCGGACGTGGCCGGCATTACCCGGCAGGTCAAGGCGGCGGGCGCGAAAATGCTGTGGGACTACGCGGGCGGTGCGCCTTACCTGCCCATCCAGATGTCGCCCGCTGCGGACGCGCACATCGACGCGCTTGTTTTTTCACCGCACAAGTTCATAGGTGGGCCGGGCGCATCGGGCGTGCTGATCGTACGGCGCGACGCGGTGCTCGACACCACGCCGACCTGGCCGGGCGGTGGCACCGTAAAGTTCGTGTCGCCCGAAAGCCACGATTACAGCGCTAGCCTGGAAGCGCGCGAAGAAGCCGGCACGCCGAACGTGGTGGGCGATATTCGCGCCGCGCTGGTCTTGTTGGTGAAGGATGCCCTGGGCGCGGATTTCATGCGCCAGCGCAACGACCATTTCGTGCAGCGCGCGCTGGCCGCGTGGCAGGGCTCAGATCAGTTGGAATTGCTGGGTTCGCTTAGCGCCAAGCGGCTGCCCATTTTTTCGTTCCGCGTGCGCAATGGCAAGGGCGGATTCGTGCATCAGCAATTGGTGACCCGCCTGCTGAGCGACCGTTTCGGCATTCAGGCGCGGGGCGGCTGCGCGTGTGCGGGGCCGTACGTGCATCGGTTGCTGGACATTGACCCAGCCCAGTCGCGGCAAATGCGTCAAGCCATTCTGGATGGCCGCGAGATTGAAAAGCCGGGTTTTGTCAGGCTGAATTTCAGCGTGTTGCTGTCGGATGCGAAGGCCGACTTCATTCTTGAATCGGTTTTGGCGCTGGCGGCCGATGCCAGCCAGTTCGAAGCCCGTTACGGTTTCGATCCCAGCCGCGCCATCTTCTTTCCGCAACACACCGAGATGGAAATGTCCATCTGA
- a CDS encoding Lrp/AsnC family transcriptional regulator, producing MNDRLEKIDKLDLSIISCLQKDGSLSQRELADRVGLSQNACWRRLQRLNACGIIRGTRAEVSLVALGLDLTVFVMIRTSHHAKAWADGFRQHVERLPEVTEFYRIGGDWDYLIKVVCRGMAGYDRFYQKLITDFELSTVTGFFSMEAIIENRPPDLRLLES from the coding sequence ATGAACGATAGGCTTGAAAAAATAGACAAACTTGATCTAAGCATCATCTCTTGTCTGCAAAAAGACGGCTCGCTGTCGCAGCGCGAGCTGGCCGATCGGGTGGGCCTTTCCCAGAATGCGTGCTGGCGTCGGCTTCAGCGCCTGAATGCCTGTGGCATCATTCGCGGCACCCGTGCCGAAGTCAGCCTGGTGGCGTTGGGGCTGGACCTGACCGTGTTCGTGATGATCCGCACCAGCCACCACGCCAAAGCCTGGGCCGACGGTTTCCGCCAGCACGTTGAGCGCCTGCCTGAAGTGACGGAGTTCTATCGCATCGGCGGCGACTGGGATTACCTGATCAAGGTGGTCTGCCGAGGCATGGCCGGCTACGACCGCTTCTATCAAAAGCTGATCACCGATTTTGAACTGTCGACCGTGACGGGTTTCTTCAGCATGGAAGCTATTATCGAAAATCGTCCGCCAGATCTTCGCCTGCTGGAAAGCTGA
- a CDS encoding ABC-F family ATP-binding cassette domain-containing protein, protein MARSSSAPPPAHSSTQSAPLFLALQHVSLALPDGRMLFDDLSHDFTTARHGVIGRNGAGKSLLLQVMLGAQPAQSGHVVRHGHLAYVAQTLAYPVRATLADVAGLGPVFRALSHIEAGSTDRADFDLAEGHWRIHQDWARMLADARLPDWPPMHPARAASGGELTRLALAGAFQQHADGLLLDEPTNHLDARARDWLTQKIHAWRGALIVVSHDRHLLEAMDNIVELARGTLSGHAGNYSAWRAQRDRQNAAADAVLAHARHERAAGLRVLRQQHDAQQHRSARNSRNARGANQAPVLLGGKKASAQAHAGRDRLRREQAAATLEEAVRLAASQAPATAGTVLALPDTTVPGGRRVLHLEAARPPWPPHAQPLTLTLDGPFRLAVQGPNGCGKSTLLAMLAGDLSPRSGRCDVRVPTAMLGQGADALATKASILETLETCGSTLSQGELRSRLALLGLGPAQVQAPATTLSGGERVKGALACALWRRQPAQLLLLDEPTNHLDMASAQALEDALAQYPGALVVVSHDATFLERISPTHCLACTDDGAWSLWEGGPTARRLMH, encoded by the coding sequence ATGGCCCGGTCATCCAGCGCGCCGCCCCCGGCGCATTCTTCTACACAATCCGCGCCCCTCTTTCTTGCTTTGCAGCATGTCAGCCTGGCCCTGCCCGACGGCCGCATGCTGTTTGATGACCTCAGCCACGACTTCACCACCGCGCGCCATGGCGTCATCGGCCGAAATGGCGCGGGCAAGTCGCTGCTATTGCAGGTCATGTTGGGCGCGCAGCCCGCACAGTCGGGCCATGTCGTGCGCCATGGCCACCTGGCTTACGTGGCGCAGACGCTCGCCTACCCCGTCCGCGCCACCCTGGCCGACGTCGCGGGCTTAGGCCCCGTGTTCCGGGCCTTGTCCCATATCGAAGCCGGCAGTACCGATCGAGCGGACTTTGATTTGGCCGAAGGCCATTGGCGAATCCATCAGGACTGGGCGCGCATGCTTGCCGATGCCAGGCTGCCGGACTGGCCGCCCATGCATCCCGCCCGCGCGGCCAGCGGCGGCGAATTGACTCGCTTGGCGCTGGCGGGCGCCTTCCAGCAACACGCCGACGGCCTGTTGCTGGACGAGCCCACCAACCATCTGGACGCCCGTGCGCGCGATTGGCTGACCCAGAAAATCCACGCATGGCGCGGCGCGTTGATCGTCGTCAGCCACGACCGCCACCTGCTGGAAGCTATGGACAACATTGTCGAACTGGCGCGCGGCACGCTGAGCGGCCATGCTGGCAACTACAGCGCCTGGCGCGCCCAACGCGACAGGCAGAACGCAGCCGCCGACGCCGTCCTGGCGCATGCCCGTCACGAGCGCGCCGCCGGCCTGCGGGTGCTGCGACAACAGCACGATGCGCAGCAGCACCGCAGCGCGCGCAACAGCCGCAACGCCCGCGGGGCCAATCAGGCACCCGTTTTGCTTGGCGGCAAGAAGGCCAGCGCACAAGCCCACGCGGGACGTGATCGCTTGCGCCGTGAGCAAGCTGCCGCCACCTTGGAAGAGGCTGTCAGGCTGGCCGCGTCGCAAGCGCCCGCCACGGCAGGCACGGTATTGGCCTTGCCAGACACCACCGTGCCCGGTGGGCGGCGCGTCCTGCATCTGGAAGCCGCCCGGCCCCCTTGGCCGCCCCACGCGCAACCGCTGACCTTGACCCTGGACGGCCCATTCCGGCTGGCGGTCCAAGGGCCTAACGGCTGTGGAAAAAGTACCTTGCTGGCGATGCTGGCGGGCGATCTTTCCCCGCGCTCAGGCCGCTGCGATGTGCGCGTGCCCACCGCGATGCTGGGCCAAGGCGCGGACGCGTTGGCGACGAAGGCGTCGATCTTGGAAACCTTGGAAACGTGCGGCTCGACACTGTCCCAGGGCGAACTGCGCAGCCGGCTGGCGCTGCTGGGTCTGGGTCCCGCCCAGGTCCAGGCGCCCGCCACCACCCTGAGCGGCGGCGAACGCGTCAAGGGCGCGCTTGCTTGCGCGCTATGGCGCAGGCAACCCGCGCAATTGCTGCTGTTAGACGAGCCCACCAACCATCTGGACATGGCATCGGCGCAAGCGTTGGAAGATGCGCTGGCGCAATATCCCGGCGCCCTGGTGGTGGTCTCTCACGATGCGACATTCCTGGAGCGGATCAGTCCCACGCATTGCTTGGCCTGCACCGACGACGGCGCCTGGTCACTGTGGGAAGGCGGACCCACGGCGCGGCGCTTAATGCACTGA